GGTCGTGCGCCGCCTCGCCGGCAACGACCCCGAGGTCAACGAGGAGTGGATCAACGACAAGGACCGCTTCGCCTTCCGCTACGCCACCGCCGCGGACCGGCTGACCCACCCGCAGGTCCGCGACGAGACGACCGGCGAGCTCCGGGTCGCCTCGTGGCCCGAGGCCTTCGCCGTCGCTGCCCGCGGGCTCGCCGCGGCCTCTGCGGTCGGGGTCCTCACCGGCGGCCGCCTCACCCGTGAGGACGCCTACGCCTACGCAAAGTTCGCCCGCGTCTCTCTCGGCACCAACGACATCGACTTCCGCAGCCGCCCGCACACCGCGGAGGAGGCCGGCTTCCTCGCCTCGCGCGTGGCCGGCACCCCGACCACCGTGACGTACGGCGCCCTCGAGAAGGCGACCGCCGTGGTCCTGCTCGGGCTGGAGCCCGAGGAGGAGGCCGGTGCCCTCTTCCTGCGGCTGCGCAAGGCGTCGCGCTCGAGCAGCGGCGGCAAGGCTCCCCGCGTCTTCGCCGTGGCGCCCTTCACCAGCAGCGGCCTGCGCAAGCTCAAGGCGAGCGTCGTCCGCACCGCCCCCGGCGCCGAGGTCGCCGCGATCGAGCAGCTCGCCCACGACGGCGACCTCGCCCTCGACGGCGGTGGGGTCATCCTCGTCGGCGAGCGGCTCGCCCAGACCCCGGGCGCGCTGCACGCGGCCTCTGTGCTGGCCACCCAGACCGGCGCCCGCCTGGCGTGGGTCCCGGCCCGCGCCGGTGACCGCGGCGCGCTGGACGCCGGCTGCCTGCCGGGCCTCCTGCCCGGCGGCCGTCCCGTCTCCGACGCCGCGGCGCGGGTCGACGTCTCCACCGTGTGGGGCGTGCCGGTGCCCACCGGCGAGGGTCGTGACGGCGACGCGATCCTGGCCGCCGCCCGCGCCGGCGAGATCGACGCCCTGGTCGTGGGCGGGGTGGGTCTCGACGACCTCGCCGACCCGGCCGGTGCCGAGGCCGCCCTCGACGCGGCCGGCTTCGTGGTCAGCCTCGAGCTGCGCGAGAGCGCCGTCACCTCGCGCGCCGACGTCGTGCTGCCGGTGGCCCCGGTGGCCGAGAAGGCCGGCAGCTTCGTGACCTGGGAGGGACGCGTGCGTCCCTTCGTCAAGGCGCTGTCGGAGAGCAACGCGCTGCCCGACGTGCGGGTGCTGGCCGGCATCGCCGACCAGCTCGGGCGCCCGCTGGGGGTCTCCACCCCGCAGGCCGCCGCGGCCGAGCTCGACGAGCTCGGCGCCTGGGACGGAGCCCGCGCGGGCGACGACCTGGCCGACCTGGTGGCCGCGGCCCCGGCCGAGGCAGGCACCGGGCACCGGCTGGCGACCTGGAAGACGATGGTCTCCGACGGCCCGATGCAGGACGGCGACGCGGCCTACCACGCCAGCGGCCCCCGTCCGGTCGCCGTCCTCGACGAGCGCACCCTGTCCACCCTCGGCCTCGCCGAGGGTGACGGCGTCACGCTGTCGACCGCCCGTGGCTCCGTCACGCTGCCGGCCGTGGTCGGCGACGTCGAGGAGGGCGTGGTCTGGGCCCCGGCCAGCAGTGGCGGGGTGCACCTCGGGCGTGACCTCGGCGTAGGCTCCGGCGGCCGGGTGACGCTCCGGCCCGCCCCGGCAGCGGACGCACCCGTGCTCCACGACTCCCAGGAAGGACGGTGACGGGCGTGCTCGCGACCTCCCTCGCAGCCCCGGCGACGAGCGGTCTGGTCTCCCGGGCCGACGACCTGAGCTCCTTCGGGCAGGACCCCGTGTGGGTGGTGCTGCTCAAGGCGCTGATGATCTTCGTCGTCCTCGTGGTGCTCACCCTGTTCAACATCTGGTGGGAGCGGCGCGTGGTCGCGCGCATGCAGCACCGCATCGGCCCCAACATGCACGGCCCCTTCGGCCTGCTCCAGAGCCTCGCCGACGGCGTGAAGCTGGCGCTGAAGGAGGACATCATCCCGAAGTCGGCCGACAAGGTCGTCTTCATCATCGCGCCGGTGATCTCGGTGGTGCCGGCCTTCGTGGCCTTCTCGGTGATCCCGTTCGGCCCCGAGGTGACGATCCCTTTCACCGACACCGTCACCCCGCTGCAGCTGACCGACATGCCGGTGGCCGTCCTCTTCGTGCTGGCCATCGCCTCGATCGGCATCTACGGGATCGTGCTGGGCGGGTGGTCCTCGGGCTCGACGTACTCCCTGCTCGGCGGGCTGCGCAGCTCGGCGCAGATGATCTCCTACGAGGTCGCGATGGGCCTCGCGTTCGTCGCGGTCTTCCTCTACGCCGGCTCGATGTCGACCTCGGAGATCGTCGCCGCCCAGGAGGACACCTGGTTCGCCTTCTTCCTGCTGCCGTCGTTCGTGATCTACGTGATCGCGATGGTGGGGGAGACCAACCGCGCGCCCTTCGACCTCCCCGAGGCCGAGGGCGAGCTAGTCGGCGGCTTCCACACCGAGTACAGCTCGCTGAAGTTCGCGCTGTTCTTCCTCGCCGAGTACATCAACATGGCGACCGTCTCGGCCGTCGCGACCACCCTGTTCCTCGGCGGCTGGCGCGCGCCGTGGCCGATCAGCCTGTGGGACGGCGCCAACGAGGGCTACTGGCCGTTCCTGTGGTTCATGGGCAAGGTCCTCGGCTTCATCTTCTTCTTCATCTGGCTGCGCGGCAGCCTGCCCCGCCTGCGCTACGACCAGTTCATGGCGTTCGGCTGGAAGGTCCTCATCCCGATCTCGCTGGTCTGGATCGTCGCGGTGGCCACCATCCGCGCCGCCACCCTCGAGGGCGCCATCGAGCAGCGCCAGCTGCTCATCGCGGTCGGAGTCTTCGCCGCGCTGACGCTCGTGACGTTCTTCTTCGGCGGGACCGAGAAGGACGACGACGAGGACGAGCAACCCGCCTTCGACGCCTTCGCCGGCGGCTACCCGGTGCCGCCGCCGATGTCGGCCGAGGACGCCGGCTCGCGCGCGGCCCGGACCCCGACCACCACCGACCAGGAGAAGTGATGGCGACAGTCAAGGAGACCCTCTGGGACCCGATCGCCGGGTTCGGGGTGACCTTCCGGACGATGTTCCGCAAGACCGTCACCGAGCAGTACCCCAAGGAGAAGAAGGCCACCGCGCCGCGCTTCCACGGCCGGCACCAGCTGAACCGCTGGCCCGACGGGCTCGAGAAGTGCATCGGCTGCGAGCTGTGCGCCTGGGCGTGCCCCGCCGACGCGATCTACGTCGAGGGTGCCTCGAACACCGAGGACGAGCGGTTCTCGCCGGGGGAGCGCTACGGCCGCGTCTACCAGATCAACTACCTGCGCTGCATCCTGTGCGGGCTGTGCATCGAGGCCTGCCCGACGCGTGCGCTGACGATGACCAACGAGTACGAGCTGGCCGACGCCTCGCGCGCCGACCTCATCTACGAGAAGAAGGACCTGCTGGCGCCGCTGCTGCCCGGGATGGAGCAGCCGCCCCACCCGATGATGCTGGGCGAGGACGAGGGCGACTACTACCGCGGCGCCTTCCGCTCGCAGTCGCCGTCGGCCCCGGCCGACCCGGCGGCCACGGACGCCGGTGGCGGGTCGCACGAGGGCGAGGGGACGCGCTGATGCTGCTGTTCTGGGTGCTGGCCCCGATCATGGTGCTGGCCGCGCTGGGCATCCTGTTCGTCCGC
This DNA window, taken from Nocardioides sp. HDW12B, encodes the following:
- the nuoI gene encoding NADH-quinone oxidoreductase subunit NuoI, whose product is MATVKETLWDPIAGFGVTFRTMFRKTVTEQYPKEKKATAPRFHGRHQLNRWPDGLEKCIGCELCAWACPADAIYVEGASNTEDERFSPGERYGRVYQINYLRCILCGLCIEACPTRALTMTNEYELADASRADLIYEKKDLLAPLLPGMEQPPHPMMLGEDEGDYYRGAFRSQSPSAPADPAATDAGGGSHEGEGTR
- the nuoH gene encoding NADH-quinone oxidoreductase subunit NuoH; this translates as MIFVVLVVLTLFNIWWERRVVARMQHRIGPNMHGPFGLLQSLADGVKLALKEDIIPKSADKVVFIIAPVISVVPAFVAFSVIPFGPEVTIPFTDTVTPLQLTDMPVAVLFVLAIASIGIYGIVLGGWSSGSTYSLLGGLRSSAQMISYEVAMGLAFVAVFLYAGSMSTSEIVAAQEDTWFAFFLLPSFVIYVIAMVGETNRAPFDLPEAEGELVGGFHTEYSSLKFALFFLAEYINMATVSAVATTLFLGGWRAPWPISLWDGANEGYWPFLWFMGKVLGFIFFFIWLRGSLPRLRYDQFMAFGWKVLIPISLVWIVAVATIRAATLEGAIEQRQLLIAVGVFAALTLVTFFFGGTEKDDDEDEQPAFDAFAGGYPVPPPMSAEDAGSRAARTPTTTDQEK
- a CDS encoding NADH-quinone oxidoreductase subunit G, which gives rise to MTSGVSTGSTAGGGQVEKADLVTLTIDGIEVSVPKGTLLIRAAEQIGVQIPRFCDHPLLAPVGACRQCLVEVAMPDREGELKTMMGPPGRVKPQASCTMAVAEGMQVKTQLTSAIADKSQQGVMEALLINHPLDCPVCDKGGECPLQNQAMSNGRGETRFSKGEVKRTFPKPINISAQVLLDRERCVLCARCTRFSEQIAGDPFIALIERGALQQVGIYENEPYHSNFSGNVIQICPVGALTSASYRFRARPFDLISTPSVAEHDSCGAAIRVDHRRGKVVRRLAGNDPEVNEEWINDKDRFAFRYATAADRLTHPQVRDETTGELRVASWPEAFAVAARGLAAASAVGVLTGGRLTREDAYAYAKFARVSLGTNDIDFRSRPHTAEEAGFLASRVAGTPTTVTYGALEKATAVVLLGLEPEEEAGALFLRLRKASRSSSGGKAPRVFAVAPFTSSGLRKLKASVVRTAPGAEVAAIEQLAHDGDLALDGGGVILVGERLAQTPGALHAASVLATQTGARLAWVPARAGDRGALDAGCLPGLLPGGRPVSDAAARVDVSTVWGVPVPTGEGRDGDAILAAARAGEIDALVVGGVGLDDLADPAGAEAALDAAGFVVSLELRESAVTSRADVVLPVAPVAEKAGSFVTWEGRVRPFVKALSESNALPDVRVLAGIADQLGRPLGVSTPQAAAAELDELGAWDGARAGDDLADLVAAAPAEAGTGHRLATWKTMVSDGPMQDGDAAYHASGPRPVAVLDERTLSTLGLAEGDGVTLSTARGSVTLPAVVGDVEEGVVWAPASSGGVHLGRDLGVGSGGRVTLRPAPAADAPVLHDSQEGR